A window of Micromonospora eburnea genomic DNA:
CTGGACCGGCACGGGCGACGGCTCCACCGCAGGCTCCACCGGGTCGGGCCCGTCGGGCGGGCCGTCCAACGGCGACGGCACGGCCACCGGGTCGGTGGCGCAGACCCGGTGGGGGCCGGTGCAGGTGAAGATCACCGTCTCCGGCGGGAGGATCACCGACGTCCGCGCCGTGCAGGTGCCGGACGGCAACCGCCGGGACCGGGAGATCAACGACTACGCGGTGCCGATCCTGGGGCAGGAGGCACTGGCCGCGCAGAGCGCCCGGATCGACACCGTCTCCGGCGCGACCGTCACCAGTGACGGCTACCGCGAGTCCCTCCAGTCCGCGATCGACGCGGCGCACCTGAAGTGAGCGGGGTGGCGGCGATGAACCTGGCGACGGAGCCGGACCGGCGGGCCTGGGTGGTGCAGGTGATGGGGCTGCCGGTCAGCGTGCACCTGCGTGGGCCCGGGGTGCGCACCGACGCGGTGGCGGAACGGGTGGAGCAGGTCTTCGCCGAGCTGGGCGAGATGGACGCGGTGTTCAGCACGTACCGGCCGGAGAGCGTGCTGGGCCGGCTCGGCGGCGCGCTGCCCGACCCGGCCACCGCCGAGCCGGTGGTGCGCGAGGTGGTGACGCTCTGCGAGCTGGCCCGGACCCGTACCGGCGGATGGTTCGACGCCCGGCGGCTGCCGCTGCCCGGCGGCGGCCTCGGCTTCGACCCGTCCGGGCTGGTCAAGGGGTGGGCGGTGGAGCGGGCCGCGCGGTGGCTGACCGACCTGCCCGACCACGACCTCTGCCTCAACGCCGGCGGGGACGTGCTGCTGCGCACCGCGCCGGGCCGGCCGGCCTGGCGGGTCGGGATCGAGGACCCCGGCCACCCCGAGCGGCTGCTCGACGTCGTCGAGCGGGCGCACGGCGCGGTCGCCACCTCGGGCACCGCGCGGCGCGGCGCGCACATCACCGAC
This region includes:
- a CDS encoding FMN-binding protein codes for the protein MRRITLWLLSTVAVVVLLFSYKTSTMGPGGETSAIADGSAGSSWTGTGDGSTAGSTGSGPSGGPSNGDGTATGSVAQTRWGPVQVKITVSGGRITDVRAVQVPDGNRRDREINDYAVPILGQEALAAQSARIDTVSGATVTSDGYRESLQSAIDAAHLK
- a CDS encoding FAD:protein FMN transferase, with amino-acid sequence MNLATEPDRRAWVVQVMGLPVSVHLRGPGVRTDAVAERVEQVFAELGEMDAVFSTYRPESVLGRLGGALPDPATAEPVVREVVTLCELARTRTGGWFDARRLPLPGGGLGFDPSGLVKGWAVERAARWLTDLPDHDLCLNAGGDVLLRTAPGRPAWRVGIEDPGHPERLLDVVERAHGAVATSGTARRGAHITDPRAGRPAEAVRSVTVVGPELLWADVYATAAVARGADALDWLATLDGYAALLVDAAGRVRATPDWPGSRPAVQTRAR